Proteins encoded in a region of the Vicia villosa cultivar HV-30 ecotype Madison, WI linkage group LG5, Vvil1.0, whole genome shotgun sequence genome:
- the LOC131606136 gene encoding protein LURP-one-related 12-like produces MNNEELVIQDEYVYKEETRLTVLKTSRFFTGDGFVVYDCKGQLVFRFDSYGPNTRDKEELVLMNPHGRSLLTLRKKKISLHRRWEGFKDDKKKGDKPIFDVRRLSIIGRSQTNVIVEIHDIPSMVYLIEGCFSQRSCKIFDTRKKLVAEIRRKVDPATSVMLGKEVFLLCVQPDFDVSFIMGLILVLDQISDKNVFDNEIIETPVHPIIED; encoded by the exons atgaatAATGAAGAGTTAGTTATTCAAGATGAGTACGTGTACAAAGAAGAGACTCGACTCACTGTTTTGAAAACATCTCGGTTCTTCACTGGTGATGGCTTTGTTGTGTATGATTGTAAAGGACAACTCGTTTTCCGATTCGACTCGTATGGACCTAACACTCGTGATAAGGAAGAGCTTGTTCTCATGAATCCTCATGGTCGTTCTCTTCTCACTTTGCGGAAAAAG AAAATAAGTCTACATCGGCGATGGGAAGGTTTTAAAGATGACAAAAAGAAGGGTGATAAACCAATTTTCGATGTAAGGAGATTGTCTATAATCGGTCGGTCACAAACAAATGTAATAGTGGAGATACATGATATTCCAAGTATGGTGTACCTCATTGAAGGGTGTTTCTCGCAACGATCTTGTAAGATTTTCGACACTAGAAAGAAGTTAGTGGCGGAGATTCGTCGCAAGGTGGACCCTGCAACTAGTGTTATGCTTGGAAAAGAAGTGTTTTTGCTTTGTGTTCAACCTGATTTTGATGTTTCTTTTATTATGGGATTGATTTTGGTGCTTGATCAGATTAGCGATAAAAATGTCTTTGATAATGAAATTATTGAGACTCCGGTGCACCCTATTATAGAAGATTAA